One window from the genome of Cardiocondyla obscurior isolate alpha-2009 linkage group LG04, Cobs3.1, whole genome shotgun sequence encodes:
- the LOC139102356 gene encoding odorant receptor 22c-like yields MEINQNHYYDVVKRFLRLVGQWPYQKRKESLFFLIFALFFDANVLFTQAARFFVCDNLQCIFETLSPHVLAAIIPVKIFTYQFNRRKIKYLTDHLYVDWNFLESEEERDIMRKYAENCRWHVLIYSSYVYISTVSFTTTSLVPRILDIIFPLNDSRPIMLAYPAYYFVDENEYFYYIIFHMIICAIMCLTALIAHDIMFFTYVEHICGLFAVVRYKFEHAVNERAKSRTEKNTIDPDYLYYKNIAVSIRAHQKTLRLAKILEDTFSLSFAVQLLLITLCLSITLVQLSSQLHKSAEAIRYFVFFMAQLFHLFCFSFQGQKLINHSLETRDNIYHSLWYNIPVKKQRLLMFVMRKSIEANTITAGKIYVFSLEHFTTIVQSSMSYFTLLSSFT; encoded by the exons ATGGAAATTAATCAGAACCATTATTACGACGTTGTTAAAAGATTTCTTAGGCTAGTCGGTCAGTGGCCTTATCAGAAGCGAAAAGAGAGTCTATTTTTCTTGATCTTCGCGTTGTTTTTCGATGCCAATGTTCTCTTTACGCAG GCGGCAAGATTTTTCGTATGCGATAATCTGCAGTGCATCTTTGAGACTTTATCTCCGCACGTGCTGGCGGCAATTATCCCggtgaaaattttcacgtaTCAGTTTAATCGCAGAAAa ATCAAGTATCTGACAGATCACCTATATGTAGACTGGAATTTTCTGGAGAGTGAGGAAGAGCGCGATATTATGAGAAAGTACGCCGAAAATTGCAGATGGCACGTGTTAATATACAGCT CTTACGTTTATATATCCACCGTTTCGTTCACGACAACCTCCCTCGTACCACGCATTCTAGACATCATTTTCCCTTTGAACGATTCTCGTCCCATAATGCTGGCGTATCCGGCATATTATTTCGTCGACGAAAACgaatacttttattacattatttttcacaTGATAATTTGTGCCATCATGTGCTTAACAGCATTGATCGCGCACGACATCATGTTTTTTACTTACGTCGAGCACATCTGCGGCCTTTTCGCCGTTGTTAG ATATAAATTCGAGCATGCGGTAAATGAACGCGCTAAAAGCAGGACGGAGAAAAATACAATCGATCCAGATTACTTGTATTACAAGAATATTGCAGTTTCAATTCGCGCTCATCAAAAGACGCTGCG GCTCGCTAAAATTCTTGAAGATACCTTTTCGTTATCCTTCGCGGTGCAGCTTCTGTTAATTACGCTCTGCTTGAGCATCACTTTGGTACAA CTCTCGTCGCAGTTACATAAGTCAGCGGAAGCGATAAGGTACTTTGTCTTCTTTATGGCACAGTTGTTCCACTTGTTCTGCTTCAGCTTCCAGGGACAAAAGCTGATAAATCACAGCCTCGAAACTCGCGATAACAT ATATCACAGTTTATGGTATAACATACCTGTCAAGAAACAAAGGCTGCTCATGTTCGTGATGAGAAAGAGCATCGAGGCTAACACCATCACCGCTGGCAAAATATATGTGTTCTCCTTAGAACATTTTACAACG ATTGTACAAAGCTCGATGTCGTACTTTACGTTATTATCGTCCTTTACATGA
- the LOC139102210 gene encoding odorant receptor 13a-like, producing MEPTWKYYYNIPKRMLSIIGQWPYQKERRMKRFRLSLVTAFIFSMAIPQWIYNFRCPSMRCFLQNLPSCMFPAMAILKLYTCKLVISKIKRLTDYLQDDWKEIKNPEECEIVRKYALTARLHNLTYCIFFVTTTNIFAMTSLIPQMLNLISPLNESRPLIMATEVYFFVNSEDYYFYILFHTILSANVMLTIIFAHDCTFMAYTEHVCGLFAVVGFRFENLSRNDSNDATSPEDCKAYNQMIGVSVHIHCRALQFAELLEETFCVTFAAQMLVIVLTLSITLLQMALQLDDIIAIMKCILYVIAQILHVFIYSLQGQKLIDHSLHIRDKIYKSRWYDIPVRSQKLLLHVMQKSLQPSYLSAGKIYVFSLKSFTTVLQSSVSYFTVLASFQ from the exons ATGGAGCCCACATGGaagtattattataacattCCGAAGAGGATGCTGTCGATCATCGGCCAGTGGCCGTATCAGAAGGAAAGGCGAATGAAGCGTTTTCGCCTGAGCCTGGTCACGGCGTTTATTTTCTCGATGGCTATTCCACAG tGGATCTACAACTTTCGGTGCCCAAGCATGCGGTGCTTTCTACAAAACTTACCGTCGTGCATGTTCCCGGCCATGGCAATTTTGAAGTTGTACACGTGCAAATTGGTCATCAGCAAA ATTAAACGTCTCACAGATTACCTGCAGGACGATTGGAAGGAGATAAAGAATCCGGAGGAGTGCGAGATCGTAAGAAAATACGCTTTAACCGCGAGATTGCATAATTTGACATACTGCA TATTCTTCGTCACAACGACCAATATCTTTGCGATGACAAGCCTGATACCTCAAATGCTGAACCTCATATCACCCCTCAACGAATCACGGCCTTTGATAATGGCCACGGAAGTATATTTTTTCGTGAACAGCGAAGACTATTACTTCTACATTTTATTCCACACGATCCTGTCCGCGAACGTAATGTTAACCATAATTTTCGCACATGACTGCACGTTCATGGCTTACACTGAGCACGTTTGCGGCCTCTTCGCAGTGGTAGG ATTTCGTTTCGAGAATCTATCGCGTAACGATAGTAACGATGCAACGAGCCCAGAAGACTGTAAAGCGTACAATCAAATGATCGGAGTCTCCGTTCACATACACTGTCGAGCTTTACA ATTCGCGGAGCTCCTCGAGGAAACCTTCTGCGTTACTTTCGCTGCACAAATGTTAGTAATCGTTTTGACTTTGAGCATCACTTTACTGCAA ATGGCCCTGCAGCTCGATGATATTATTGCGATAATGAAGTGCATACTGTATGTCATTGCCCAGATACTGCACGTGTTCATTTACAGTCTGCAAGGCCAGAAGCTGATCGACCACAGCCTCCACATTCGCGACAAAAT ATATAAATCCAGGTGGTACGATATACCTGTGAGGTCGCAGAAGTTGCTCTTGCATGTGATGCAAAAGAGCCTGCAGCCCAGCTACCTAAGCGCCGGCAAGATCTACGTCTTCTCTTTGAAGAGCTTTACCacg GTCCTGCAGTCTTCAGTGTCTTACTTTACGGTACTTGCGTCCTTCCAGTGA
- the LOC139102209 gene encoding odorant receptor 4-like → MKDLTQHLVVDWKTEKTPEQLKIMKLYANTSRQLCLIYVAYVLSGVIIFFSLPLVPFILDVMWPLNQSRPVISPYPGYYFVDTREYFFKIFWHSIISWEIIFTAVVAHDCLLMTYVEHICSMFTMVGFILFYIYLISRLVELLENTFSIPFAIQMLLAIIGMSVTLLQITQQNDIIKSCRYTLYVVGQLIHLFWFSFEGQKLIDHSLQMSDKIYNSSWYEVSASSQKLIILVMMRSTRPSVLSAGKIFIFSLESFTTALQTSMSYFTVLATV, encoded by the exons ATGAAGGATCTCACTCAGCACTTGGTCGTCGACTGGAAGACGGAGAAAACTCCCGAGCAGCTCAAAATCATGAAGCTGTACGCGAACACCAGCAGACAATTGTGTCTGATTTACGTGG CATACGTCTTGTCGGGcgtgattatatttttctcactgCCGCTCGTGCCTTTTATACTCGACGTTATGTGGCCGCTGAACCAATCTCGGCCTGTGATATCTCCGTATCCGGGATACTACTTCGTCGACACCCGCGAGTACTTCTTTAAAATCTTCTGGCACTCGATAATCTCGtgggaaattattttcacggcGGTGGTCGCCCACGACTGTCTGTTGATGACTTACGTCGAGCACATTTGCAGCATGTTCACCATGGTCGG ttttattttattttatatttacttgaTCTCTAGACTTGTAGAACTTCTCGAGAATACCTTTTCCATCCCTTTCGCTATTCAAATGTTGCTAGCGATTATAGGAATGAGTGTTACTCTGCTGCAA atcaCGCAGCAAAACGACATTATTAAATCATGCAGATACACTCTGTACGTCGTTGGACAACTGATCCACTTATTTTGGTTCAGTTTCGAAGGGCAGAAACTAATAGATCATAGTCTTCAGATGAGCGATAAAAT ATACAATAGCTCCTGGTACGAAGTGTCGGCGAGTTCGCAGAAGCTGATAATACTGGTGATGATGAGGAGTACGCGGCCGAGTGTCTTGAGCGCCGGCAAgatctttattttctctctaGAGAGCTTCACCACG GCCTTGCAAACCTCGATGTCGTACTTCACGGTCCTCGCAACCGTTTAG
- the LOC139102357 gene encoding odorant receptor 22c-like, with the protein MVHGKDYYYYDVCKWYLTIVGQWPYQKLKERQIFLTLMTLLAITSLIPQGARFGICESAQCIYETLPPYMLGLILLVKIYTYQFNSRKIKDLTDRLFVDWDMLETKEEHDIMRKYAEKGRWHALMYGLIIYMSTIIFAITSLVPRILDVIFPLNTSRPLILPYPAYYFVDENEYFYYIFFHMLIACSICMTGMIAHDTMFFVYVEHICGLFAIVGFRFEHVSHKCKIIKKNAINYSSAVHKNIVISVSAHHKALQFAQFLENTFTISFAIQLLFVTIGLSITLVQLSIQLHDLAEASRYVLFIIGQLFHLFCFSFQGQRVIDHSIETRDKIYHGLWYTVPAKEQRLLMFVIRRSIEASFLTAGKIYIFSLENFTTVVQSSVSYFTLLSSFDVS; encoded by the exons atggTACACGGTAAGGACTACTACTACTACGACGTATGTAAGTGGTATCTGACGATAGTCGGTCAGTGGCCTTATCAGAAGTTGAAAGAAAGgcagatttttttaacattaatgaCATTACTCGCGATTACCTCACTCATTCCACAG GGGGCAAGATTTGGCATATGCGAAAGCGCGCAATGTATCTACGAAACTCTGCCTCCGTACATGTTGGGACTGATACTTCTAGTGAAAATTTATACCTATCAGTTCAACAGCCGGAAA ATTAAAGATCTCACTGATCGCTTGTTCGTAGACTGGGATATGCTCGAGACCAAGGAGGAGCACGACATTATGAGAAAATATGCTGAGAAAGGCAGATGGCACGCGCTGATGTACGGCT tgaTTATTTACATGTCTACCATCATATTTGCAATAACTTCCCTCGTGCCACGTATCTTAGACGTAATATTTCCGTTGAATACTTCCCGTCCTCTAATACTCCCATATCCGGCGTACTATTTCGttgacgaaaacgaatatttctactatatatttttccacATGCTAATTGCCTGCAGCATATGTATGACCGGGATGATCGCGCACGACACTATGTTTTTCGTTTACGTCGAGCACATATGCGGACTTTTCGCCATCGTTGG ATTTAGATTTGAGCATGTGTCACACAAATGTAAGATCATAAAAAAGAAtgcgattaattattcgagTGCCGTTCACAAGAATATCGTGATTTCGGTTTCCGCTCATCATAAGGCTTTGCA ATTCGCTCAGTTTCTGGAGAACACCTTCACGATATCGTTCGCTATACAACTTTTGTTCGTTACGATCGGCTTGAGTATCACCTTAGTACAA CTCTCGATACAGCTGCACGACTTGGCCGAAGCGTCGAGATACGTTCTCTTCATCATCGGCCAGCTGTTTCATCTGTTCTGCTTTAGCTTCCAGGGTCAAAGGGTGATCGATCATAGTATAGAAACTCGTGACAAGAT atatcaTGGCTTGTGGTACACTGTACCGGCAAAAGAACAAAGACTGCTCATGTTCGTGATAAGGAGAAGCATCGAGGCTAGTTTTTTGACCGCCGgcaagatatatatattttctctaGAAAACTTTACGACG gTTGTGCAAAGTTCGGTGTCGTATTTCACCCTGTTATCGTCGTTCGACGTGTCATAA